In Streptomyces sp. SID8374, one genomic interval encodes:
- a CDS encoding class III extradiol ring-cleavage dioxygenase — MTVTAERMPALYLSHGAPPLADDPVWPGQLAAWSATLPRPRAILMVSAHWEEAPLALGAVQPVPLVHDFWGFPEHYYRVRYDAPGAPQLADSVRKLLRGPGTPVQDIPDRGLDHGAYVPLVEMFPDADIPVLQISMPTLDPQKLMAVGRRLAPLRDEGVLIVGSGFFTHNLAALRHPGGGVPAWSTEFDDWGDRALRAQDVDALLDFEHTSPAGKLAHPRTEHFAPLFVTLGAAEEELGQGRSVIDGFWMGLAKRSVQFG; from the coding sequence ATGACTGTCACCGCGGAGCGCATGCCCGCCCTCTATCTCTCGCACGGCGCCCCGCCGCTCGCCGACGACCCGGTCTGGCCCGGCCAGCTCGCCGCCTGGTCCGCCACGCTGCCGCGCCCCCGCGCGATCCTGATGGTCTCCGCCCACTGGGAGGAGGCCCCGCTCGCGCTCGGCGCCGTCCAGCCGGTCCCGCTGGTCCACGACTTCTGGGGGTTCCCCGAGCACTACTACCGCGTGCGGTACGACGCCCCCGGCGCCCCGCAGCTCGCCGACAGCGTCCGCAAGCTGCTGCGCGGACCCGGTACGCCGGTCCAGGACATCCCGGACCGGGGGCTGGACCACGGGGCCTATGTACCGCTGGTGGAGATGTTCCCGGACGCCGACATCCCCGTACTCCAGATCTCCATGCCGACCCTCGACCCGCAGAAGCTGATGGCCGTCGGGCGACGGCTCGCCCCGCTGCGCGACGAGGGCGTGCTGATCGTCGGCAGCGGCTTCTTCACCCACAACCTGGCCGCCCTGCGCCACCCGGGCGGCGGGGTCCCCGCCTGGTCCACGGAGTTCGACGACTGGGGCGACCGCGCGCTGCGGGCCCAGGACGTCGACGCCCTGCTGGACTTCGAGCACACGTCCCCCGCCGGGAAGCTGGCCCACCCGCGCACCGAGCACTTCGCCCCGCTCTTCGTGACGCTGGGCGCCGCCGAGGAGGAGCTGGGCCAGGGGCGGAGCGTCATCGACGGCTTCTGGATGGGGCTGGCCAAGCGCTCGGTGCAGTTCGGCTGA
- a CDS encoding MarR family transcriptional regulator has protein sequence MEYMTTAPTASTGATRWLTDEEQRVWRAYLHATTLLEDHLDRQLQRDAGMPHIYYGLLVQLSQAPRRRMRMTELARNVKITRSRLSHAIARLEKNGWVRREECPSDKRGQNAVLTDDGHAMLSRSAPGHVDAVRQALFDRLTPEQVHSLGDIMGVLASGLEPEGTDADLPWLR, from the coding sequence GTGGAGTACATGACCACCGCACCCACGGCATCCACCGGCGCGACACGCTGGCTCACCGACGAGGAGCAGCGCGTCTGGCGCGCCTATCTGCATGCCACCACGCTGCTGGAGGATCACCTCGACCGCCAGTTGCAGCGGGATGCGGGCATGCCCCACATCTATTACGGACTGCTCGTCCAGCTCTCCCAGGCCCCCCGGCGCCGGATGCGGATGACCGAGCTCGCCAGGAACGTGAAGATCACCCGCTCCCGGCTCTCGCACGCCATCGCCCGGCTGGAGAAGAACGGCTGGGTGCGCCGCGAGGAGTGCCCCTCGGACAAGCGCGGCCAGAACGCGGTGCTCACCGACGACGGCCACGCGATGCTCAGCCGTTCGGCACCCGGCCATGTCGACGCCGTACGACAGGCGCTGTTCGACCGGCTGACGCCCGAGCAGGTGCACAGCCTCGGCGACATCATGGGGGTGCTCGCCTCGGGGCTGGAGCCGGAGGGCACGGACGCGGATCTGCCCTGGCTCCGCTGA
- a CDS encoding MFS transporter: MAKTADTPLSRTADTGLPDPSRWKALAFIALAQLMVVLDATIVNIALPSAQTDLGISEGNKQWVITAYALAFGGLLLFGGRIADLWGRKRTFVVGLIGFALASALGGAAQNEAMMFGSRALQGVFGALLAPAALSLLAVMFTDAKERAKAFGIYGAIAGGGGAVGLILGGFLTEYLNWRWTFFVNIPFAVIAAAGAYFVIREPSGSRNRSPLDIPGVVLSTLGLVALVYGFTRAESAGWSNGLTITMFAAAAALLLAFVVTESRVKSPLLPLRVLTERNRGGVYLSLGLAIIAMFGLFLFLTYYLQVVKGYSPVRTGFAFLPMIAGMITGSTQIGTRLMTRVPPRLLMGPGFLVAAVGMLLLTQLDLNTSYAAVILPGMLLLGLGMGTAFMPAMSLATHGIEPRDAGVASAMVNTSQQVGGAIGTALLNTIAAGATTAYIADNAARATDPKLLELQAMVSGFASAIWWAVGILVLASAIAVVLINTGRPGTGTGGGASGGNAEGAEGAEDEFRIPVVAH; encoded by the coding sequence ATGGCAAAAACCGCTGACACCCCGCTGTCGAGAACCGCAGACACCGGGCTTCCCGATCCGAGCCGATGGAAGGCCCTGGCCTTCATCGCGCTCGCCCAGCTGATGGTCGTCCTCGACGCGACCATCGTGAACATCGCCCTGCCCTCCGCCCAGACCGACCTCGGCATCTCCGAGGGCAACAAGCAGTGGGTCATCACCGCCTACGCGCTCGCCTTCGGCGGTCTGCTCCTCTTCGGCGGCCGGATCGCCGACCTGTGGGGGCGCAAGCGCACCTTCGTCGTCGGGCTGATCGGCTTTGCGCTGGCCTCCGCGCTCGGCGGGGCCGCCCAGAACGAGGCGATGATGTTCGGCTCCCGGGCCCTGCAAGGTGTCTTCGGCGCTCTGCTCGCCCCGGCCGCCCTCTCGCTGCTCGCCGTGATGTTCACCGACGCCAAGGAGCGCGCCAAGGCCTTCGGCATCTACGGGGCCATCGCCGGTGGCGGTGGCGCGGTCGGGCTGATCCTCGGCGGCTTCCTCACCGAGTACCTGAACTGGCGCTGGACGTTCTTCGTCAACATCCCCTTCGCCGTGATCGCCGCCGCGGGCGCGTACTTCGTCATCCGTGAGCCCTCCGGTTCGCGCAACCGCTCGCCGCTGGACATCCCCGGTGTCGTGCTCTCCACGCTCGGCCTGGTCGCCCTGGTCTACGGCTTCACCCGCGCCGAGTCGGCCGGCTGGTCGAACGGCCTGACGATCACCATGTTCGCCGCCGCCGCCGCGCTGCTGCTGGCCTTCGTCGTGACCGAGTCGCGCGTGAAGTCGCCGCTGCTGCCGCTGCGCGTCCTGACCGAGCGCAACCGGGGCGGGGTCTACCTCTCGCTGGGGCTCGCCATCATCGCGATGTTCGGGCTGTTCCTCTTCCTGACCTACTACCTCCAGGTCGTGAAGGGCTACTCCCCGGTCCGGACCGGCTTCGCCTTCCTCCCGATGATCGCGGGCATGATCACCGGCTCCACCCAGATCGGCACCCGGCTGATGACCCGGGTCCCGCCGCGGCTGCTGATGGGCCCCGGCTTCCTGGTCGCCGCCGTCGGCATGCTGCTCCTCACGCAGCTGGACCTGAACACCAGCTACGCGGCCGTCATCCTGCCCGGCATGCTGCTGCTCGGCCTCGGCATGGGTACGGCGTTCATGCCGGCCATGTCCCTGGCCACGCACGGCATCGAGCCGCGTGACGCGGGCGTCGCCTCCGCGATGGTCAACACCTCGCAGCAGGTCGGCGGTGCCATCGGCACCGCTCTGCTGAACACCATCGCGGCCGGTGCCACCACCGCGTACATCGCCGACAACGCGGCGCGCGCGACCGACCCGAAGCTCCTGGAGCTCCAGGCCATGGTCAGCGGCTTCGCCAGCGCGATCTGGTGGGCGGTGGGCATCCTCGTCCTCGCCTCCGCGATCGCGGTCGTGCTGATCAACACCGGCCGCCCGGGGACGGGCACCGGCGGGGGCGCCTCCGGCGGGAACGCCGAAGGTGCCGAGGGCGCCGAGGACGAGTTCCGGATCCCGGTCGTCGCCCACTGA
- a CDS encoding questin oxidase family protein, whose protein sequence is MTDTQSNHVDTSGTLDEALERIHLSGPERDGWLSNHAPMAVEALVRHGQAPAAHRWLDNYRPRLEDMPGSVAPVTGRNWQEALGDIDRVADWTVFFERETADRPWRTVLAEWWPRLLPGIAGGATHGVIRVGHSVRTLLDGEETGPRVRELAHALGYWAARHQPLPALERLAPAPDAAAALEQVPLIADQDGEMLARLGRITGFPDWPGQVPEGPEAARTAIEELVRAATHRYATHGHAAPIMLVHAATAPNAVLRTLPALPGALWVPSLHAAWAASATVTAAYGPREAVPVAAHLTGARDPREVFERAAAHGDDHTIKFTDTALDVGDAAALVAAGRAMELNTPAW, encoded by the coding sequence ATGACGGACACCCAGAGCAACCACGTGGACACTTCGGGCACCCTCGACGAGGCCCTGGAACGCATCCATCTCTCGGGCCCGGAGCGGGACGGCTGGCTCAGCAACCACGCGCCGATGGCGGTCGAGGCGCTGGTGCGGCACGGGCAGGCGCCGGCCGCGCACCGCTGGCTCGACAACTACCGCCCCCGGCTCGAGGACATGCCCGGCTCCGTCGCGCCGGTCACCGGCCGGAACTGGCAGGAGGCCCTCGGCGACATCGACCGCGTCGCCGACTGGACGGTGTTCTTCGAGCGGGAGACCGCCGACCGCCCCTGGCGCACCGTCCTGGCCGAGTGGTGGCCCCGGCTGCTGCCCGGCATCGCGGGCGGCGCCACGCACGGGGTGATCCGGGTCGGCCACTCCGTGCGCACGCTGCTGGACGGCGAGGAGACCGGGCCGCGTGTACGGGAGCTGGCCCACGCCCTCGGCTACTGGGCCGCCCGCCACCAGCCGCTGCCCGCCCTGGAGCGCCTGGCCCCGGCCCCCGACGCGGCGGCCGCCCTGGAGCAGGTGCCGCTCATCGCCGACCAGGACGGCGAGATGCTGGCCCGGCTCGGCCGGATCACCGGCTTCCCCGACTGGCCGGGGCAGGTCCCCGAGGGGCCGGAGGCGGCCCGTACCGCGATCGAGGAGCTCGTCCGGGCCGCCACCCACCGTTACGCGACCCACGGCCACGCCGCACCGATCATGCTGGTCCACGCGGCGACCGCCCCCAACGCGGTCCTGCGCACCCTGCCCGCGCTCCCCGGCGCCCTGTGGGTGCCGAGCCTGCACGCGGCCTGGGCGGCGAGCGCCACGGTGACCGCCGCCTACGGGCCCCGCGAGGCGGTGCCGGTCGCGGCGCACCTCACGGGCGCGCGGGACCCGCGGGAGGTGTTCGAGCGGGCGGCGGCCCACGGGGACGACCACACGATCAAGTTCACCGACACGGCACTGGACGTAGGTGACGCGGCAGCCCTCGTGGCCGCCGGGCGCGCGATGGAACTGAACACCCCGGCCTGGTGA